GAGAAAAAGAggtaaagattattttattataacatttaatagaGTTTGTAATATTGGTCAAGATATTTGCGTTAAACTATTGcatttaaataactttattcaCCAGTGCATAATAATAAAGGCGATAAACGTAGATGTATGAATCACATAAACGAACGCGTAATGGAAATCATAACATCTGATCGGAATTGTCTTTTCTTTCAGGCGGCGTGAAGAGCATGAGCCGGGAGAGTGGTGCCGGATCAGGCGGCGGAGTCGGCGTTGGCGGTGGCAATAACACGACGTTTACACGATCGGTGGTATCGCGCGAGCTGGCGCAAGACTATTCGAGACCAGCGCGTCTTGATGTACTCCTCGACATGCCGTCTGCCTCGCGAGAAACGCAGATTAATCATAGCTGGAATGCCGACGACCGTAGTCTAAACATATTCGTCAAggtattgaataatataacaacTACACgactttgtaattataatttatctttgtaTTAAGTCGGATGACTCTGTTGATAAAACTATCAAGATGCTACTTCGAAATCATAAAAGTTAGTTCTACTGAATTGACTGAATTTCTGTTGTGTCTTCTAGGAGGACGATAAGTTAACATTTCATCGACATCCCGTTGCGCAAAGTACAGATTGCATACGAGGAAAAGTGGGATACACCAAGGGTATGCACGTGTGGGAACTTAATTGGAGCACGAGGCAGCGAGGCACGCACGCCGTCGTAGGAGTCGCAACGGCGGACGCACCTTTACACAGTGTCGGCTACCAAAGCTTGGTCGGAAACAATGAGCTTAGTTGGGGTTGGGATCTCGGTAGAAATAAACTCTATCACGATTCAAAAAACAACAACGGTGTGACGTATCCGGCCCTCCTAAAACCCGACGAGACATACATCGTTCCTGATAAGTTTACGGGTAAACGTTTCTTGCCTAGCTATTCGCGCGTAGAAGACCTTTGCACGTGAATCTGTCGATTATCATGCAAAGTGCGTTTGCAGAAAGACTTCCTTTTCAAACTTATGTGTACAATTTCTCCACAGTGGTGCTCGACATGGATGAAGGTACGCTGGCATTTATAGTGGACGATAAGTATCTTGGAATAGCCTTTAGAGGACTCAAGGGAAGAAAATTGCACCCCATTGTGTCTGCCGTCTGGGGACATTGCGAGATCACTATGAAATATATCGGCGGACTTGATCGTAAGCAAATAATTCATAGAATAGCAATTGTAAAACTGTATGAATTTTGAgaaccaaattttttttcgtttctttagCATTCATCTGATTCATTCTATCGATGCATCTTTACCGCGTATTACTGCGCatacttttcttaattttgtcTTAACTTTCTTGTCTTTTCTGCAGCTGAACCTTTGCCTCTCATGGATCTCTGTAGAAGAGTGATCAGACAGCGAATCGGAAAAGAAGGCAAAGATGTATTAGAAGAGAAGATCAACGAGCTGAACCTACCACAGACGATGAAGACTTATCTGATGTTCCGCGACAGCAGGAGGTAACCACCGAGTCAATCTCTTCATATTCAACACAACATCTCTTCGAGATGCACCACGATTATGACTGCGAACATCACCGTGCTGCAACATTGCCACTACGACGCACAGGCGACCGTCCGCTATCCCCTCGCATACCACCAAGGACAGCAACCCTTTAGCCGCGTGTCTCCGCTAATCAAGCGCGCGATGATCAACAGACTGGCATGTGTCATGCGACAACGCGTTGAGACGCGCCCACGAGAAGGTATTTTGAAAGAGCAACGCCGAAATACCATATTGATAACGACTCGTGGCGTTCTGATCAGGACAGGTCGTGACGACCGCAATCCTCATCGTCGTAATCGTTATCACCGATGTTTTCACTCTTAACCACGATGGCGACGTAGTTGAGagaccaaaaaaaaaagaatgagaaaAAAGGGGCTTCAAACGCGATTGATAAAGGAACATAGTTTTGAATTTAGGTGATATTGTTGTTTTATGTTATCTATACGATTCTCTTTTACcataaaattgagaaatatttattaattattagaattatgcTGAAAAGTGGCGGTTTGGCATAGCTTTTACATCAGCGAACATTATGCGCGCGCACATTATGCGATTTGTTTCAGTATTCGCCTTATTGACGATACACAATTATAGTAGACGATATTGTGCGAAATGACGGCGATGCAATTTGTGCGAATTCGGAGACACGTGGTTGGAGAAGGAAGGCAAAGGGGTTATGTAAATACATGAAGAAACTACAGCGCTTCGCAGTTGGCCAGTAAAAAGTTAGACTTAGTCAAGCCTGGGAGGCTGATACGGACGTGTTGCTTTGCTTACAATCGTTGGTCGATAATGGATAGCGGGCCTGCTCTAAGTCCAGCGATGACAGAAAAACATTGTCGGAGCAACAAGAGGGGGGAAGTGCGAAGAAAGAAAACAAGAGATGCAAGAAATCTTTGCAGCGAGAAATGTGATCTTAATCGCATGATCATAGAACGATTAATTCAATTCGGAGAAGTGTGTATAGTGATGGATATCGGGCAGCCACCTTCCAATAAactcatttttcaaatattttctaagcATGCTAGGTCTAATAAAGTATAGTGATGTGTGCATGTATCGTGGGTGGATATAAAGGAAAACAAACGACGAAAAAAAGTTACGAGGAAAAGGACAAAGACAAACAACCCTGCCATAATCTTCTCTTCAGCAGTGTTCAAAACGTAGACTTTTGCAGTTGTGAATTCTGCGAAGGAGAAATCAAGTGACGAATGCAAGGAGGAGGATGGGTAAGCATGTAAAACTGGCGCTGTGGTGGATCGGATAAAAGACgtttaagtaaattaataacaaaaagcatgttactaaaattaattattcacatCTAATTGATTTAAAGTGCTCCAAACTTGACTTGCGAAAATAGTATGTATTTAACTAATGTTTAAGAAGAAGCGAATGAACACGGGCATTGGCACAAATTATTCCAAACGCGAATTAAACCTGTCGTGGCTAATCGCTGTGTAGTAAATATAATCCGATAAGAGGCGCCAAATAAACCGATAATATCGGATTATACTTATCACGAATTAATCATCGTAACGATTATCAGATTATCGATCATAATAGTTACAATGAAAACAATGACgacgataaataatgatgCTGATTATATCGAGTGTGTAACTATTATACTATTAGCATGACAAATCTTACGACTGGTCCCTAGTATCTCTTTACTCTTACGTTTGTCGCTTAGGTTAAAGACAATGCCACCGttgatttgtatatatagatatattgatAATACTGTACGACGAGACGTACGTGTGTATTGTGGATGATGATTGTATCCGTAACTGCGGAGCAGGCAAACCGAATGCGAGAATGATACTGTTCTTCATCTTTTCATACAAGTGAATTAATTGTCTCGCGTCGTCAAGCCTTCTAACATTTCGATATACCTTGCTTCACGCGAGCCTAATGCGGTTTCGAAATCACTTCAATTGTTAAAAGAGCTGATATTGTGCGTCGTTGTTTGCATCTTTATCATAAGCTCGTCTGACTCGAATCGCATCGCGTCTTCCAAATTATCGTCAACCGTTCCAAGCCTCGTTGGACGCAAGCCACGTTTGCTTtcgtattaatatatcttcgCGGTTACCTTCCTTCTCATTGTCAGTCCGATCTCTGATGATCTGTTTGGATGAGCCTCTTACTCGTTCGCCGCTGTCCGACACCACAAAGCAAGcggcaattttttaatcgtttcATTCGATCATCGGAAGCATTTTTAAAAGCGCACACACGATCTCGCACTCGGGAGCTTTGGTCGCGCGGCTCTGCGGTCCTCAATACGCGCACTACACCCGACGGCGTAATCTGTCAGCAATATTGGCTGTGACAGCTACCGATCGCGGTGTTCGCAATTCTTCTATTGTAATCTGTTAGCAATGTTCGCCTTCGCTACTTCTCATGTCGCGGGATGTGCAGAGGAATTACACGAATCTGTAATGCGAACGGCCGAATCACAACGGAGGCGAGGACGACTCAACCTTTTCGAAGGACGTATCGTCTCTCTCACCAACACGTCGAAAGTAATTCATGTAGTGGGGAATACACTGGGGAATATAAGAAAGAGATGCTGCGAGGACGGCAGGGGACTTCTGCGCGAAAGAGAAGTCGTCCTCGTTGTCTTTACCGCATGGCAGAACGCATAATTTACTTTGTCATCTTTTATTCGGCGCCCGTGCACGAAGGCAAAGACGACGAAACAGTTCTCTCCGACGAAGCGACTTTGCGTACGATAGCAAACTCGATTCTAAGTAAAGTACATATAAGAGGGACACACAAGAAGCATACCCGGAGGATGCGCGTCGAGCGTTCATGATTTAATGTACATTCATTCATACATGTCATTCATATATCGTTATACATACGCGAGAAAATtgaggaaaaataatatacgcgCGTGCACACCCtcagagagaaagaaagagtgagagagagaaagagagagaaagagaggaaggtTTTTTTTCTGCAAGTATACTTACTGCTACCATTTGAACCGATActgttttatatgaattattgcCTATAGCAAACGCGTGTCACGAGCCGAGCATGAGAGAGGACAAATAGGACTagaatattgtacaaaattattattaatgattaatattaatgctatTATTGTATCGATCCcaatagtttaattaattattcggtCGTCGTTATCGTGTTAGTCAGGTATTTACAGATATTATGATAATTGTGGTTTCAGTTTTTGTACGGATAGGAAGAGAAATGTGCATGCGATCGATCGAGATAATAATCGAATTTAACAAATGgacaagaaagaaaatgttCTTTGATTGCTTTCGACCGTTTTAAAGTACATGTGATGTACTGTGaacaatttgaatttatttcacCGGTATCTGAAACGATAGTTTGctttaactaaattaaatgGCATGGaacaaacttatattttaaccGCACAATTGTTTCGAGTTTCTTTACAATATTCACAATATTTAAGTTTATCTCGAttcgagaaatttaattcacattttatctttaaaaatgttttaattttactcaaAAGTTAGTTTCTGAcgtgaattattatatacatatgttcttcattaatatttttttttttttcaatatttctttataaattattttaaaatggaacACCAACTTCTGTCATTTACTTTCTGTTATTTAATCTAAACATATTGTTTATCGATCAGTTAAAACTCGATATAaagttgaaatttatattaattgaaattgattatttgttttcttttgatatagatattttctcaaatagaaaattagttctttatttcttatggttacttaaaaaataaaaaaaaatgtaaagtaaataattgataaaactgatatatatatatatatgtatatgtatatgtatgtatatgtatatgtatgtatatgtatatgtatgtatgtatgtatgtatatgtatat
This genomic window from Linepithema humile isolate Giens D197 chromosome 5, Lhum_UNIL_v1.0, whole genome shotgun sequence contains:
- the gus gene encoding protein gustavus isoform X3, with amino-acid sequence MDWSLKARRTVDRFVVNRNEDTRYKANRCVSGGGSRGNGATGGTGGGSGTAGGRGGGGGGGSPGRGGGGGGGGGGGGGGGGIDGGVVPTALPTTGHHHHHHHHHHHLTTTTTTTTTTTTTCGTRHHRHKLPAGKQCTEHRHHPHHHRHHPHHRSHHRGMNMGQKISGGVKSMSRESGAGSGGGVGVGGGNNTTFTRSVVSRELAQDYSRPARLDVLLDMPSASRETQINHSWNADDRSLNIFVKEDDKLTFHRHPVAQSTDCIRGKVGYTKGMHVWELNWSTRQRGTHAVVGVATADAPLHSVGYQSLVGNNELSWGWDLGRNKLYHDSKNNNGVTYPALLKPDETYIVPDKFTVVLDMDEGTLAFIVDDKYLGIAFRGLKGRKLHPIVSAVWGHCEITMKYIGGLDPEPLPLMDLCRRVIRQRIGKEGKDVLEEKINELNLPQTMKTYLMFRDSRR
- the gus gene encoding protein gustavus isoform X5, giving the protein MDWSLKARRTYKANRCVSGGGSRGNGATGGTGGGSGTAGGRGGGGGGGSPGRGGGGGGGGGGGGGGGGIDGGVVPTALPTTGHHHHHHHHHHHLTTTTTTTTTTTTTCGTRHHRHKLPAGKQCTEHRHHPHHHRHHPHHRSHHRGMNMGQKISGGVKSMSRESGAGSGGGVGVGGGNNTTFTRSVVSRELAQDYSRPARLDVLLDMPSASRETQINHSWNADDRSLNIFVKEDDKLTFHRHPVAQSTDCIRGKVGYTKGMHVWELNWSTRQRGTHAVVGVATADAPLHSVGYQSLVGNNELSWGWDLGRNKLYHDSKNNNGVTYPALLKPDETYIVPDKFTVVLDMDEGTLAFIVDDKYLGIAFRGLKGRKLHPIVSAVWGHCEITMKYIGGLDPEPLPLMDLCRRVIRQRIGKEGKDVLEEKINELNLPQTMKTYLMFRDSRR
- the gus gene encoding protein gustavus isoform X2, whose protein sequence is MYKEVERNRNIIISQVKIHNENRVDRFVVNRNEDTRYKANRCVSGGGSRGNGATGGTGGGSGTAGGRGGGGGGGSPGRGGGGGGGGGGGGGGGGIDGGVVPTALPTTGHHHHHHHHHHHLTTTTTTTTTTTTTCGTRHHRHKLPAGKQCTEHRHHPHHHRHHPHHRSHHRGMNMGQKISGGVKSMSRESGAGSGGGVGVGGGNNTTFTRSVVSRELAQDYSRPARLDVLLDMPSASRETQINHSWNADDRSLNIFVKEDDKLTFHRHPVAQSTDCIRGKVGYTKGMHVWELNWSTRQRGTHAVVGVATADAPLHSVGYQSLVGNNELSWGWDLGRNKLYHDSKNNNGVTYPALLKPDETYIVPDKFTVVLDMDEGTLAFIVDDKYLGIAFRGLKGRKLHPIVSAVWGHCEITMKYIGGLDPEPLPLMDLCRRVIRQRIGKEGKDVLEEKINELNLPQTMKTYLMFRDSRR
- the gus gene encoding protein gustavus isoform X4 codes for the protein MLMDFRFFVNHTLSTLRYKANRCVSGGGSRGNGATGGTGGGSGTAGGRGGGGGGGSPGRGGGGGGGGGGGGGGGGIDGGVVPTALPTTGHHHHHHHHHHHLTTTTTTTTTTTTTCGTRHHRHKLPAGKQCTEHRHHPHHHRHHPHHRSHHRGMNMGQKISGGVKSMSRESGAGSGGGVGVGGGNNTTFTRSVVSRELAQDYSRPARLDVLLDMPSASRETQINHSWNADDRSLNIFVKEDDKLTFHRHPVAQSTDCIRGKVGYTKGMHVWELNWSTRQRGTHAVVGVATADAPLHSVGYQSLVGNNELSWGWDLGRNKLYHDSKNNNGVTYPALLKPDETYIVPDKFTVVLDMDEGTLAFIVDDKYLGIAFRGLKGRKLHPIVSAVWGHCEITMKYIGGLDPEPLPLMDLCRRVIRQRIGKEGKDVLEEKINELNLPQTMKTYLMFRDSRR